The DNA region CCCCCGAAGGTACAGGTACGCACCCCCAATCCTCTTGAGACCGGCTGTGTCGGTATCGGTCATGAGGCGCATGATGAACGGATTGTCCGCCAGCAATGGCGAGACGCGCGACTTGGAGAACTCCAGCACATCGGTCCGGGTCGGAAAGAAGTAGATGACGTTGAGGCCGGTCAGGCAGGCGTGAAGGCTGCGGAGAATACCCCAGGTGGTCCCTCCTATCTGCGCGGCCTTGCTCAGCACGACATAAGGTGAGGTGTCGTCGTAGATGGCTCGGAGGTATTCATGCCCCTTGAACGAGAACGGCACGCCTTCCAGCCGGATGTTCCGAAGCACCCAGTCACCCAGCGGGTCGGTAAGTGACCGCGTCGCCGGACTCGCCAGCTCCGTCGCCCGTTTCATCAGGTAGTGCTTCGAGAATGTGCCGACGGATGTGGTCACGGCTTTCTTCATCGGGTACATACTCCTTGACTGCGTCGATAAAAGTATCGATCACCCGGCGTATCTCAGCTTGTGACTGAGCGCGGATGGCTTCTTCTGTTTCTCCACTTATTGATAAACCCTTGGCAAGCCGCTGACCCTTCTGGGATCGCTCCAAAATACTCGCAATCCGTTCCAGGTCCCGGATGTCGGTCAGCTTCCTGGTCTTCAAATCGTCGGCCAGCTTCGCCAGCAGAAGGTCCCACAGCCGGTAGTGGCGGACATTGAGAGTGACGCGATCGGTGGCGATCTTCTCCACAAACATCTCCGCAGCTCGAAGGTCGATCTTGAGGCGCAGATTGTCCCAGTCCTCGCCTCGCCGCCACTTGCCTACGGTATGGGGTTTCACACCGAGACGGGCCGCGATCTCGGCATTGGTCTCCATCTCTCCGGTCAGGTAGAGGCGTCGGGCCTCCTCACGTGTCTTTGAGTGGCTGCGTTTCATCGGTTCGATCCTCCAAAAATCCCTTCGCCAAGTTTGTAAGCCCCCGCGCTCTGCGATCACGGCCGGGAGT from Candidatus Eisenbacteria bacterium includes:
- a CDS encoding phage terminase large subunit family protein — encoded protein: MKKAVTTSVGTFSKHYLMKRATELASPATRSLTDPLGDWVLRNIRLEGVPFSFKGHEYLRAIYDDTSPYVVLSKAAQIGGTTWGILRSLHACLTGLNVIYFFPTRTDVLEFSKSRVSPLLADNPFIMRLMTDTDTAGLKRIGGAYLYLRG
- a CDS encoding DUF1804 family protein, which codes for MKRSHSKTREEARRLYLTGEMETNAEIAARLGVKPHTVGKWRRGEDWDNLRLKIDLRAAEMFVEKIATDRVTLNVRHYRLWDLLLAKLADDLKTRKLTDIRDLERIASILERSQKGQRLAKGLSISGETEEAIRAQSQAEIRRVIDTFIDAVKEYVPDEESRDHIRRHILEALPDETGDGAGESGDAVTYRPAG